A region of Salmo salar chromosome ssa17, Ssal_v3.1, whole genome shotgun sequence DNA encodes the following proteins:
- the LOC106575161 gene encoding bromodomain adjacent to zinc finger domain protein 2B isoform X8 — MANSQQPKPLKTAGSGKASKRKLLEESISQINEFRLKQSLLSQGQTFPAAQPKKQQGHKTSRKAAGVTSSSLPPPKLSSSESPGGGGRSTKLPPAPLPPPPQNNHSNLFLSSALLGLAAHPNGVIQSTTAQDAPLALITKPRKDSNKDLSGAGLSLSLPVNLSTGGRAHLASSQGPPARPATSPSPAAARGPRKIKAPKAPKLQAPNLQVQAHALAPMAAWKGLSQSHLVQSLVDLFRGAEAGLPGLPGLPSSKDSDDSVEDDDDDDDDDDLDDLEDDEEDSDDSLSDSDSNSDSDTDVSGGKLKDPKLKLPSSGSASKREKTPLKLTKGHASLLSNSTNHTATSCSPLNLQVIKTPNIVTSSSALAYHSSPSSSYSLAMPPGAGKRKRVMDEQELRIPLELGWQRETRIKSVSGKMQGDVAYYAPCGKKLKQYPDVMKGLQWSLLKDEDVIPHILAMEGRRGRPPNSERQRGAEGGKGSRRRKGRPPNVGEGLGLGAEVPSPSEAKLLRKLEAQEIARQAAQMKMMRKLEKQAMARAAKEARKQQAIMAAEERRKQKEQMKIIKQQEKIKRIQQIRLEKEMRAQQILEAKRRKKEEVANAKIMEAEKRIKEKEMRRQHAVILKHQELERHRLDMERERRRQHGMLMKAVEARKKAEERERLRQEKRDEKRLNKERKLELRRLELEIARELKKPNEDMCLADHKPLPEFSRIPGLILPGGAVSDCLMLMQFLRGFGKVLGFDVGVDVPTLGMLQEGLLNVGDSMGHVQDLLVRLLSLAVCDPGLPPGHKTKTMLGDHLTNVGINRDNVSEVLQMYMGAHCGQTDLAELALSLKTKAFQAHTPTQKASILGFLANELACSKSVVSEIDKNLDHMTNMRKDKWLIEGKLKKLRTIHAKRTGKRDASMGGEETQPLGTPSSSLKRKRKAGAESDDDDDEDEDSDDLADEEDEEEEEEMKKGKKVETCDEDDGDQSTSVEELEKQIEKLAKQQHQVRRKLFEASHSLRSMMYGQDRYRRRYWVLPHCGGVFIEAMESGEAAGELEKERERRRTAAGEVHIKEEPQEEEVQKEKPGGLGGEQRSVYTPVGSEEGKEEKKGSHSLFLLQSASLSKLTTLLHVAKDVAKETREAEADPRPKYNGSPTPPSVTTTTITTPPSYPAHNASLPALPTSPCASTAPNLPCEEAKPGYPTSNSSPSSFSSLLSPPPQLFSPMKTSTLTPTPAQLQYLPSDQLLRVLTERSGHWFTLLPRSPCDDTSLTTSPSPGPGPLQSSPLPSSSLTRARSPPASPALPLTPSAASASASPHHPAGFINYPLSTLQGKAGGSLLGLSAFCGGWPSGMMSPSQLPFCSSPLPGQSGLSSVEGSANAAPSVSSKSESPVPPGEKLSSTVPSPAMMEVPKHSDHPAPRPIPEEMLSGWWRVSDIEELRSLVESLHSRGVREKVLHRQVHKYMELIPQVCTKHRDAAMIELCELEESQVSVESVRGWCVEEQAMEMDIAVLQQVEELERKVTTASLQVKGWMYPEPQSEREDLVYHEHKPLPKHRPAAGGAADKDQPEDKADHKAGGVVRHADNPLDIAVTRLADLERNIERRYLRSPLGTTIQIRLDNVGAVGTVTVPAPSSSADREGGEEEVAHGMKVWRKALGDVRSAAQLAMCLQQLQKSIAWERSIMKVYCQICRKGDNEDLLLLCDGCDKGCHTYCHKPKITTIPEGDWYCPACISKASGPSPKNKKLPSKPVAGGSGKKPTAAEAKRNGKQAGNSNGNVEVSEDDSASANSTPKKGGGAKEPPSRKRKGEESPAPSQAPPTPQSPSKESPVLCVKRAKTARDNNRDLGLCRVLLAELERHQDAWPFLNPVNTKGIPGYRKVIKKPMDFATIREKLISSQYQNLETFIIDVNLVFDNCEKFNEDNSDIGRAGHNMRKFFDKRWTELLKQIN, encoded by the exons ATGGCCAACTCCCAGCAGCCGAAGCCTCTGAAGACAGCTGGCAGTGGGAAGGCCAGTAAGAGGAAGCTGCTGGAGGAATCAATCTCTCAAATCAACGAATTCAGGCTCAAACAG TCTTTACTCTCGCAAGGCCAGACGTTCCCGGCGGCGCAGCCCAAGAAGCAGCAGGGTCACAAAACCTCTCGGAAGGCTGCTGGGGTGACGTCATCCTCCTTGCCGCCCCCCAAGCTGTCCTCCTCGGAGAGTCCGGGTGGCGGTGGCAGAAGCACCAAGTTGCCCCctgctcccctcccccctcccccccagaaCAACCACTCCAACCTCTTCCTGTCCAGCGCTCTCCTGGGCCTGGCTGCCCACCCCAACGGAGTCATCCAAAGCACCACCGCTCAGGACGCGCCGCTGGCCCTTATCACCAAGCCCCGCAAGGATTCCAACAAGGACCTCTCTGGGGCAGGGCTGTCCCTCTCGCTGCCTGTCAACCTCAGCACCGGCGGAAGGGCCCACTTGGCCTCCTCTCAGGGCCCCCCGGCGCGGCCCGCTACCTCACCCTCACCGGCCGCGGCACGGGGCCCCAGGAAGATCAAGGCCCCCAAGGCCCCTAAGCTCCAGGCCCCTAACCTCCAGGTTCAGGCCCATGCTCTGGCCCCCATGGCAGCCTGGAAGGGCCTCTCTCAGAGTCACCTGGTGCAGTCTCTGGTGGACCTGTTCAGAGGGGCCGAGGCCGGCCTCCCAGGTCTCCCCGGTCTCCCTAGCAGCAAGGACTCTGATGACTCTGTTGAGGATGAcgacgacgatgatgatgatgatgatctggatgatttggaggatgatgaggaggacTCGGATGACAGCTTGTCAG ATTCTGACAGTAACTCGGACAGCGACACGGACGTCTCGGGTGGCAAACTGAAGGACCCGAAGCTGAAGCTGCCATCTTCAGGCTCCGCCTCCAAGCGGGAGAAGACCCCACTCAAGCTAACCAAAGGCCACGCCTCCTTACTGAGCAACTCAACCAACCACACAGCCACCAGCTGCTCCCCGCTCAACCTGCAGGTCATCAAGACGCCCAACATCGTCACCAGCTCCAGTGCCTTGGCCTATCAcagctctccttcctcctcctactCCCTGGCCATGCCCCCAG gcGCAGGGAAAAGAAAGAGGGTGATGGATGAGCAGGAGTTGAGGATACCTCTGGAGTTGGG CTGGCAGAGAGAAACGCGGATCAAGAGCGTGTCTGGGAAGATGCAAGGCGACGTGGCGTATTACGCGCCATGCGGGAAGAAGTTGAAGCAGTACCCAGATGTGATGAAG GGTCTGCAGTGGAGCCTGCTGAAGGACGAGGACGTCATCCCTCATATCCTGGCCATGGAGGGCCGGCGGGGACGGCCCCCCAACTCAGAGCGCCAGCGCGGGGCCGAGGGGGGAAAGGGCTCCCGGAGGAGGAAGGGCCGGCCGCCCAACGTGGGAGAGGGTCTGGGGTTGGGGGCAGAGGTGCCTAGCCCCAGCGAGGCCAAACTCTTACGCAAACTGGAGGCCCAAG AGATAGCCAGGCAGGCGGCCCAGATGAAGATGATGAGGAAGCTGGAGAAGCAGGCCATGGCCAGGGCAGCCAAAGAGGCCAGGAAGCAACaag CCATCATGGCGGCCGAGGAAAGGAGGAAGCAGAAGGAGCAAATGAAGATCATCAAGCAGCAG GAGAAGATCAAGCGGATTCAGCAGATCAGGTTGGAGAAGGAGATGAGGGCACAGCAGATCCTGGAG GCTAAacggagaaagaaagaagaggtTGCGAATGCCAAAATTATGGAGGCAGAGAAACGAATAAAG GAGAAAGAAATGCGAAGGCAGCATGCAGTCATTTTGAAGCACCAG GAGTTGGAGAGGCATAGACTAGATATG gagagggagaggagacggcAACATGGGATGCTCATGAAGGCGGTGGAGGCTCGCAAGAAAGCAGAG GAGCGCGAGCGCTTGCGGCAGGAAAAGAGGGATGAGAAACGCCTCAACAAGGAGCGGAAATTGGAGCTGAGGAGGCTGGAACTGGAGATTGCCAGGGAGCTGAAGAAGCCAAATGAAGACATGTGTCTGGCCGATCATAAG CCTCTTCCAGAGTTTTCCAGAATCCCTGGCCTGATCTTGCCGGGGGGTGCGGTGTCTGACTGCCTGATGCTGATGCAGTTCCTACGCGGCTTTGGGAAGGTGCTGGGCTTCGATGTGGGGGTGGACGTACCCACCCTGGGcatgctgcaggagggcctgctCAACGTGGGAGACAGCATGGGACACGTCCAGGACCTGCTGGTCAGACTCCTCTCCCTGGCCGTGTGTGACCCTGGACTGCCCCCTGGACACAAG acCAAGACCATGCTGGGGGACCATCTGACCAACGTGGGCATCAACCGGGACAATGTGTCGGAGGTGCTGCAGATGTACATGGGGGCCCATTGCGGGCAGACTGACCTGGCTGAGCTGGCCCTCAGCCTGAAGACCAAGGCCTTCCAGGCCCACACCCCCACCCAGAAGGCCTCCATACTAGGCTTCCTGGCCAATGAGCTGGCCTGCAGCAAGAGTGTCGTCAG TGAGATCGACAAGAACCTTGATCACATGACCAACATGAGGAAGGACAAGTGGCTGATCGAGGGCAAACTCAAAAa gttgagGACCATCCATGCCAAACGGACCGGGAAGAGAGATGCCAGCATGGGAGGGGAGGAGACCCAGCCCCTGGGTACGCCTTCCTCTAGCCTCAAACGCAAGAGAAAGGCCGGGGCAGAAAGCGACGACGACGATGATGAAGACGAAGACAGCGACGACCTGGCCGATGAAGaggacgaggaagaggaggaggagatgaagaaGGGGAAGAAAGTGGAAACGTGTGACGAGGACGATGGGGACCAATCAACTagtgtggaggagctggagaaacAGATAGAGAAGCTAGCCAAG CAACAGCACCAGGTGAGGAGGAAGCTGTTTGAGGCGTCCCACTCCCTGCGCTCCATGATGTACGGCCAGGACCGGTACCGCCGGCGCTACTGGGTTCTGCCCCACTGTGGAGGGGTCTTCATCGAGGCCATGGAGAGCGGAGAAGCTGCGGGGGagctggagaaagagagggagaggaggaggacggcAGCAGGGGAGGTGCACATCAAGGAGGAGCcgcaggaggaggaggtgcagaAGGAGAAACCTGGGGGCCTCGGCGGGGAGCAGAGGAGCGTCTACACCCCCGTGGGGtcagaggaagggaaggaggagaagaaaggtTCTCACAGTCTTTTCCTCTTGCAGTCGGCCTCTCTCTCCAAACTGACCACGCTCCTCCACGTCGCTAAGGACGTTGCCAAGGAAACCCGCGAAGCCGAGGCAGACCCCCGTCCCAAATACAACGGCAGCCCCACGCCACCGTCTGTTACCACgacaacaataacaacaccaCCATCCTATCCCGCCCACAACGCCTCCCTGCCCGCCTTACCTACAAGCCCCTGTGCGTCGACGGCGCCCAACCTGCCGTGCGAGGAGGCCAAACCCGGCTACCCCACCTCCAACTCGTCTCCCTCCtcgttctcctccctcctgagcCCCCCACCCCAGCTTTTCAGCCCTATGAAgacctccaccctaacccctacccctgcACAGCTCCAGTACCTCCCCAGTGACCAGCTCCTCAGGGTCCTGACAGAGAGGAGCGGTCACTGGTTCACCCTGCTCCCCCGCTCCCCCTGTGACGACACCTCCCtcaccacctctccctccccaggGCCCGGCCCTCTCCAGTCCTCCCCGCTGCCCTCCTCCAGCCTCACACGGGCCAGGTCTCCCCCGGCCTCCCCCGCCCTGCCTCTCACCCCCTCGGCAGCGTCGGCCTCAGCCAGCCCCCACCACCCAGCTGGCTTCATCAACTACCCTCTGTCAACCCTGCAG GGTAAGGCTGGCGGGTCGTTGCTGGGTCTCTCAGCGTTCTGCGGTGGCTGGCCCAGTGGAATGATGAGCCCCAGCCAGCTGCCCTTCTGCAGCAGCCCCCTGCCAGGCCAATCAGGCCTCAGCTCCGTGGAGGGCAGTGCCAACGCGGCGCCCAGCGTCTCCAGCAAGAGCGAGTCGCCTGTTCCTCCCGGCGAGAAGCTCTCGTCCACGGTGCCCTCTCCCGCCATGATGGAGGTGCCCAAGCACTCGGACCACCCCGCACCACGGCCCATCCCCGagg aGATGCTGTCAGGCTGGTGGCGGGTGTCAGACATTGAGGAGCTGCGCTCTCTGGTGGAGTCCCTCCACAGCCGGGGAGTCAGAGAGAAGGTCCTGCACCGACAGGTGCACAAATACATGGAGCTCATCCCACAGGTCTGCACCAAGCACAGAGACG CGGCCATGATAGAGCTGTGTGAGCTGGAGGAGAGCCAGGTGAGTGTGGAGTCAGTGCGGGGGTGGTGTGTGGAGGAGCAGGCCATGGAGATGGACATCGCTGTGCTGCAgcaggtggaggagctggagaggaagGTCACCACCGCCAGCCTGCAGGTCAAG GGCTGGATGTACCCCGAGCCCCAATCAGAGAGGGAGGATCTGGTCTACCACGAGCACAAGCCCCTCCCCAAACACCGACCGGCGGCGGGCGGCGCTGCCGACAAAGACCAACCGGAGGACAAGGCGGACCACAAGGCGGGCGGCGTGGTGCGTCACGCGGACAACCCTCTGGACATAGCGGTGACGCGGCTGGCGGACCTGGAGAGGAACATCGAGAGAAGGTACCTGAGGAGCCCCTTAGGTACCACCATTCAGATCAGGCTGGATAATGTGGGGGCTGTCGGTACCGTCACTGTCCCCGCTCCCTCCAGTAGTGCTGACAGGGAAGG GGGCGAGGAGGAGGTGGCCCATGGGATGAAGGTGTGGAGGAAGGCCCTGGGCGACGTCCGCAGTGCCGCCCAGCTGGCCATGTGTCTCCAGCAGCTCCAGAAGTCCATCGCCTGGGAGAGGTCCATCATGAAAGTG TACTGTCAGATCTGCAGGAAGGGTGACAACGAGGACCTGCTTCTGCTGTGTGATGGCTGTGACAAAGGCTGCCACACGTACTGTCACAAACCCAAGATCACCACCATCCCCGAGGGGGACTGGTACTGCCCCGCCTGCATATCCAAG gCGAGCGGCCCATCTCCCAAGAACAAGAAGCTGCCGAGCAAACCGGTGGCGGGTGGAAGCGGGAAGAAACCCACCGCTGCTGAGGCCAAGCGGAACGGGAAGCAGGCCGGCAACAGTAACGGCAACGTGGAGGTGTCAGAGGACGACTCGGCGAGCGCCAACAGCACCCCGAAGAAAGGAGGAGGAGCGAAAGAGCCCCCCAGcaggaagaggaaaggagaggagagccctGCCCCGTCCCAGGCCCCGCCCACACCCCAGTCACCCAGTAAGGAGAGCCCTGTGCTGTGTGTGAAGAGAGCCAAGACAGCCAGAGACAACAACAGAGACCTGGGTTTGTGcag GGTGCTCCTGGCTGAGTTGGAGCGCCACCAGGATGCCTGGCCCTTCCTCAACCCCGTCAACACCAAGGGGATCCCTGGCTACAGGAAGGTCATCAAGAAGCCCATGGACTTCGCCACCATCAGAGAGAAGCTCATCAGCAGCCA GTATCAGAATCTGGAGACTTTCATCATTGACGTCAACCTGGTTTTTGATAACTGTGAAAAGTTTAATGAAGACAATTCAGACATTGGGCGAGCGGGACACAACATGAGGAAGTTCTTTGATAAGAGATGGACAGAGCTTCTCAAGCAAATAAACTAA